In Gigantopelta aegis isolate Gae_Host chromosome 14, Gae_host_genome, whole genome shotgun sequence, the following proteins share a genomic window:
- the LOC121388838 gene encoding glutenin, high molecular weight subunit PW212-like isoform X1: MSVAFVPPQQKQKGPPPNHATIQKMLDENNQLIQTIMDYQSKGKAQECMQYQQLLHRNLVYLATVADANQNVHALLPAPGQGAQGQGGMPAQQMNQMRPTGNMPSQMPPASAPQLVKDHGGPMQQGGGGMGSGPGPNPNMNPATSQVGYSQPQSGFPRPMGQQTPQSQPSQVMNQPGNISSQAYSVSQQPQPGYPGTQSMMSQQQSMMSQTSTSQMMPGQGSGPRQMPPSYRRPPQSDQQPYSQQQQPYPQQQQQQFPGHAYSQSQNPQVFAQQQQPGFSQAQNMPPGQYSNYQGQPQRYGSFNRPQGAMTQGGSMPPGPPGGGMQSGAMAGPMPAQMQGQMGSPMPTSPPGVGGQMSTQVQGSMSGQMANPAQSGMGGQMSNPGQGGMGGQMSSPGHGGMGGQMSNPSGQGGIGGQMSSPSQGAMASQSQAMGGQMMSSGQGMSGQIQHMPSGQMGGAMGQPSPMPGQMGNPIQGQGQTGYVYNQGQF, from the exons ATGTCTGTAGCGTTTGTACCCCCACAACAAAAGCAAAAAGGACCACCACCAAATCATGCGACAATACAAAAG ATGCTGGATGAAAATAACCAGCTGATCCAAACAATAATGGACTATCAAAGCAAGGGAAAGGCACAGGAGTGCATGCA GTATCAACAATTACTACACAGAAATTTGGTGTACCTGGCCACAGTTGCTGACGCCAATCAGAATGTACATGCTTTATTACCA GCCCCAGGACAAGGTGCTCAAGGCCAGGGTGGGATGCCAGCACAGCAGATGAATCAGATGCGGCCCACTGGGAACATGCCAAGTCAGATGCCTCCAG ccagtgcaccacaactggtcaaagatcatg gtGGACCTATGCAGCAGGGAGGTGGTGGAATGGGCTCCGGCCCTGGGCCCAACCCGAACATGAATCCAGCCACTAGTCAAGTTGGATACAGTCAGCCGCAGTCTGGCTTTCCTCGACCCATGGGACAGCAGACACCACAGAGTCAGCCAA GTCAAGTTATGAATCAGCCAGGGAACATCAGCAGTCAGGCGTACAGCGTCTCCCAGCAGCCGCAACCTGGTTACCCGGGCACTCAGTCGATGATGTCACAGCAACAGTCGATGATGTCACAGACATCTACCAGTCAGATGATGCCTGGTCAGGGATCGGGACCACGACAGATGCCACCATCATATCGCAGGCCACCTCAGTCag ATCAGCAGCCGTACAGTCAGCAACAGCAGCCTTACccacaacagcagcagcagcagtttcCTGGACACGCGTACTCTCAATCCCAAAATCCACAAGTCTTTGCACAGCAACAGCAGCCTGGCTTTTCCCAGGCTCAGAACATGCCTCCAGGCCAGTACAGCAACTACCAGGGTCAGCCCCAGAGATATGGCTCATTCAACCGGCCACAGGGTGCGATGACCCAGGGAGGATCCATGCCTCCGGGTCCCCCCGGGGGAGGCATGCAAAGTGGAGCCATGGCTGGTCCGATGCCAGCCCAGATGCAGGGTCAGATGGGAAGTCCCATGCCGACATCTCCACCAGGAGTTGGTGGACAGATGTCCACCCAAGTCCAGGGCTCAATGAGCGGGCAGATGGCAAATCCCGCCCAGTCTGGCATGGGTGGACAGATGTCGAATCCGGGACAAGGGGGGATGGGGGGACAGATGTCTAGTCCTGGACATGGGGGGATGGGTGGACAGATGTCAAACCCATCGGGCCAAGGTGGGATAGGTGGACAGATGTCTAGTCCCAGTCAAGGTGCAATGGCCAGTCAGTCTCAGGCGATGGGTGGACAGATGATGTCGTCTGGACAGGGCATGAGTGGACAGATTCAGCACATGCCGTCCGGTCAGATGGGTGGGGCAATGGGTCAGCCGAGTCCAATGCCAGGTCAGATGGGAAATCCGATACAAGGTCAAGGTCAGACTGGTTATGTCTATAACCAAGGACAGTTTTGA
- the LOC121388838 gene encoding glutenin, high molecular weight subunit DX5-like isoform X2 has product MSVAFVPPQQKQKGPPPNHATIQKMLDENNQLIQTIMDYQSKGKAQECMQYQQLLHRNLVYLATVADANQNVHALLPAPGQGAQGQGGMPAQQMNQMRPTGNMPSQMPPGGPMQQGGGGMGSGPGPNPNMNPATSQVGYSQPQSGFPRPMGQQTPQSQPSQVMNQPGNISSQAYSVSQQPQPGYPGTQSMMSQQQSMMSQTSTSQMMPGQGSGPRQMPPSYRRPPQSDQQPYSQQQQPYPQQQQQQFPGHAYSQSQNPQVFAQQQQPGFSQAQNMPPGQYSNYQGQPQRYGSFNRPQGAMTQGGSMPPGPPGGGMQSGAMAGPMPAQMQGQMGSPMPTSPPGVGGQMSTQVQGSMSGQMANPAQSGMGGQMSNPGQGGMGGQMSSPGHGGMGGQMSNPSGQGGIGGQMSSPSQGAMASQSQAMGGQMMSSGQGMSGQIQHMPSGQMGGAMGQPSPMPGQMGNPIQGQGQTGYVYNQGQF; this is encoded by the exons ATGTCTGTAGCGTTTGTACCCCCACAACAAAAGCAAAAAGGACCACCACCAAATCATGCGACAATACAAAAG ATGCTGGATGAAAATAACCAGCTGATCCAAACAATAATGGACTATCAAAGCAAGGGAAAGGCACAGGAGTGCATGCA GTATCAACAATTACTACACAGAAATTTGGTGTACCTGGCCACAGTTGCTGACGCCAATCAGAATGTACATGCTTTATTACCA GCCCCAGGACAAGGTGCTCAAGGCCAGGGTGGGATGCCAGCACAGCAGATGAATCAGATGCGGCCCACTGGGAACATGCCAAGTCAGATGCCTCCAG gtGGACCTATGCAGCAGGGAGGTGGTGGAATGGGCTCCGGCCCTGGGCCCAACCCGAACATGAATCCAGCCACTAGTCAAGTTGGATACAGTCAGCCGCAGTCTGGCTTTCCTCGACCCATGGGACAGCAGACACCACAGAGTCAGCCAA GTCAAGTTATGAATCAGCCAGGGAACATCAGCAGTCAGGCGTACAGCGTCTCCCAGCAGCCGCAACCTGGTTACCCGGGCACTCAGTCGATGATGTCACAGCAACAGTCGATGATGTCACAGACATCTACCAGTCAGATGATGCCTGGTCAGGGATCGGGACCACGACAGATGCCACCATCATATCGCAGGCCACCTCAGTCag ATCAGCAGCCGTACAGTCAGCAACAGCAGCCTTACccacaacagcagcagcagcagtttcCTGGACACGCGTACTCTCAATCCCAAAATCCACAAGTCTTTGCACAGCAACAGCAGCCTGGCTTTTCCCAGGCTCAGAACATGCCTCCAGGCCAGTACAGCAACTACCAGGGTCAGCCCCAGAGATATGGCTCATTCAACCGGCCACAGGGTGCGATGACCCAGGGAGGATCCATGCCTCCGGGTCCCCCCGGGGGAGGCATGCAAAGTGGAGCCATGGCTGGTCCGATGCCAGCCCAGATGCAGGGTCAGATGGGAAGTCCCATGCCGACATCTCCACCAGGAGTTGGTGGACAGATGTCCACCCAAGTCCAGGGCTCAATGAGCGGGCAGATGGCAAATCCCGCCCAGTCTGGCATGGGTGGACAGATGTCGAATCCGGGACAAGGGGGGATGGGGGGACAGATGTCTAGTCCTGGACATGGGGGGATGGGTGGACAGATGTCAAACCCATCGGGCCAAGGTGGGATAGGTGGACAGATGTCTAGTCCCAGTCAAGGTGCAATGGCCAGTCAGTCTCAGGCGATGGGTGGACAGATGATGTCGTCTGGACAGGGCATGAGTGGACAGATTCAGCACATGCCGTCCGGTCAGATGGGTGGGGCAATGGGTCAGCCGAGTCCAATGCCAGGTCAGATGGGAAATCCGATACAAGGTCAAGGTCAGACTGGTTATGTCTATAACCAAGGACAGTTTTGA